The Aspergillus chevalieri M1 DNA, chromosome 5, nearly complete sequence genome includes a region encoding these proteins:
- the HHT1_4 gene encoding histone H3.1 (COG:B;~EggNog:ENOG410PN02;~InterPro:IPR007125,IPR009072,IPR000164;~PFAM:PF00125;~go_component: GO:0000786 - nucleosome [Evidence IEA];~go_function: GO:0003677 - DNA binding [Evidence IEA];~go_function: GO:0046982 - protein heterodimerization activity [Evidence IEA]) → MARATATARKSTGGRASRKRLGAKAARKTPAKKKGTRKFKPGTIALREIRRYQKGHELLLPKTPFRRVVQEITSEMMFEKDYRFQSSALDALQEISEAFLVNEFEMTNLCAIHARRVTIQARDMQLVRRLRKHMGLDPVGTV, encoded by the exons atggctCGTGCCACTGCAACTGCTCGCAAATCAACTGGAGGAAGAGCTTCCCGCAAACGTTTGGGTGCAAAAGCAGCCAGAAAGACCccagccaagaagaagggtaCCAGAAAGTTCAAGCCTGGCA CTATTGCTCTGCGTGAAATCCGTCGTTACCAGAAAGGCCATGAACTTTTGCTCCCCAAGACCCCCTTTCGACGTGTCGTGCAAGAGATCACCAGTGAGATGATGTTTGAAAAAGACTATCGCTTTCAGTCCAGCGCCCTGGACGCACTGCAAGAAATAAGTGAGGCGTTCCTTGTAAATGAATTTGAGA TGACAAACCTATGTGCCATCCATGCCAGGCGTGTCACCATACAGGCTAGAGACATGCAGCTGGTCCGGCGACTGCGGAAGCATATGGGCCTAGATCCTGTTGGAACTGTGTAG
- the SRB4 gene encoding mediator of RNA polymerase II transcription subunit 17 (COG:K;~EggNog:ENOG410PK46;~InterPro:IPR019313;~PFAM:PF10156;~go_component: GO:0016592 - mediator complex [Evidence IEA];~go_function: GO:0003712 - transcription coregulator activity [Evidence IEA];~go_process: GO:0006357 - regulation of transcription by RNA polymerase II [Evidence IEA]): MSSDDHGDSSTATDSFTIPLRPLIEKRHRPDTLPVEIAQINAQWGTFRGVNEDQLRAKIQEEKDKEGLEDEEEEGEKPAGEVDSTERLEQLYKRRAEITQFALQAQMETMFALDFVSLLLSKHAPRQAETSMSAFLRQAVPLGSLNSEIVNPPPKPESAAQDPKAVSRGWRLQSFDSAANKLLKSASRLETEVASETRYWSEVLAVKDKGWKVCRLPRERQALGVQYGFLEATPIFRDRGLASLRRADDGSLILDKGLVPSKSRRVRVRVKANNRVTGCSKSTRSTADGEESIETRILQARDTVYEEELFHELVREARIMGSQGVTTRQNLIRFAVSEEQEIMLDLADTDLESFSEDTDMIGSHEDDVLADAIAHATRILLSYAHRQNLHRRTQPPPPLSQKRRHTPEYQLLRPILAYLQHRSHVQWLESFIKDMYGVLKAAGVECDHTANLFSPVNAQRKNHTLPKVEGLVQGFLVPLESTISGSLITPQSPFRVRIRTSLVTPPFGTNYDISMTMPQHPGIQPPARVGLRNEAAAILTHFMMLDVVSAVSSYRPQPAADGHLTWQAAYPHHGELLTVSPTTGEHKKKMKVTLARGEMTLHVSHVRAADGTSTCSQTWKADPIAPQQPGLMEFVADVSKE, encoded by the exons ATGTCGTCCGATGACCATGGCGACTCCTCCACGGCGACGGACTCCTTTACGATCCCCCTCCGACCGCTCATCGAAAAGCGCCACCGTCCAGACACGCTCCCCGTCGAGATCGCCCAAATCAACGCCCAGTGGGGAACTTTCCGCGGTGTGAACGAAGACCAACTACGGGCCAAGATCCAGGAGGAAAAGGACAAGGAGGGCttggaggatgaagaagaggagggcgAGAAACCAGCCGGCGAGGTCGATTCGACTGAACGGTTGGAACAGCTGTACAAGCGTCGTGCGGAGATCACTCAGTTCGCCCT TCAAGCACAAATGGAAACCATGTTCGCTCTCGATTTCGTCTCCCTTCTCCTCTCGAAACACGCCCCCCGTCAAGCCGAAACCTCCATGTCGGCTTTCCTCAGGCAAGCCGTGCCTCTTGGATCCTTGAACTCCGAGATCGTCAACCCTCCCCCGAAGCCCGAATCGGCAGCACAAGATCCAAAGGCGGTCTCACGTGGGTGGAGGTTGCAAAGCTTTGATTCAGCTGCTAATAAGCTGCTCAAATCTGCTTCCCGGTTGGAGACCGAGGTTGCGTCGGAGACCCGGTACTGGAGTGAAGTGTTGGCCGTGAAGGACAAGGGATGGAAGGTGTGCAGGTTGCCGAGAGAAAGACAAGCTTTGGGCGTGCAATACGGATTCCTGGAGG CTACGCCGATTTTCCGAGACCGTGGCTTGGCATCTCTTCGACGAGCAGATGACGGAAGCCTGATACTGGACAAGGGCCTGGTCCCATCGAAATCGCGAAGAGTCCGCGTACGAGTAAAAGCGAATAATCGAGTCACCGGGTGTTCGAAGTCGACCAGATCCACCGCGGACGGCGAGGAATCCATCGAAACCCGCATATTGCAAGCGCGTGACACGGTATATGAAGAAGAGTTATTCCACGAGCTTGTCCGCGAGGCACGGATAATGGGCAGCCAAGGGGTCACTACGCGGCAGAATTTGATCCGGTTTGCAGTGTCCGAAGAACAAGAAATCATGCTGGACTTGGCAGATACCGATCTAGAGTCATTTTCGGAAGACACGGACATGATTGGCTCTCACGAAGATGATGTACTTGCTGATGCCATCGCCCACGCAACCCGTATCCTCCTTTCCTACGCCCATCGTCAGAACCTGCACCGACGCACTCAGCCCCCGCCGCCGTTGTCTCAAAAGCGCCGACATACACCTGAATACCAACTCCTACGGCCGATTCTCGCCTACCTCCAACACCGCTCACATGTACAATGGTTGGAGTCGTTCATCAAGGACATGTACGGAGTTCTGAAGGCAGCTGGAGTCGAGTGTGATCATACTGCCAACTTATTTTCGCCCGTAAATGCCCAGCGCAAGAACCACACTCTCCCCAAGGTCGAGGGCCTGGTCCAGGGATTCCTCGTCCCATTGGAATCCACCATATCAGGTTCCCTCATCACTCCCCAGAGTCCCTTCCGCGTTAGAATCCGCACCAGCCTTGTCACCCCGCCATTTGGGACCAACTACGATATCTCCATGACCATGCCGCAGCACCCTGGTATTCAACCACCAGCCCGCGTGGGTCTACGGAACGAAGCAGCGGCCATCCTCACCCATTTCATGATGCTAGATGTCGTGTCAGCCGTCTCATCCTACCGTCCTCAACCCGCGGCGGATGGGCATTTGACATGGCAAGCTGCGTATCCGCACCATGGAGAGTTGCTGACTGTGTCGCCTACCACCGGCGAACataagaagaagatgaaagTGACCCTAGCACGGGGCGAGATGACGCTCCATGTATCGCATGTCCGTGCAGCAGATGGAACCAGCACGTGCTCGCAGACCTGGAAAGCTGACCCGATAGCGCCTCAACAGCCCGGCTTGATGGAGTTTGTCGCCGATGTGTCCAAAGAGTGA
- a CDS encoding glycoside hydrolase family 31 protein (CAZy:GH31;~COG:G;~EggNog:ENOG410PHCX;~InterPro:IPR000322,IPR017853,IPR011013,IPR013780, IPR030459,IPR031727;~PFAM:PF01055,PF16863;~SECRETED:SignalP(1-23);~go_function: GO:0003824 - catalytic activity [Evidence IEA];~go_function: GO:0004553 - hydrolase activity, hydrolyzing O-glycosyl compounds [Evidence IEA];~go_function: GO:0030246 - carbohydrate binding [Evidence IEA];~go_process: GO:0005975 - carbohydrate metabolic process [Evidence IEA]), with protein sequence MVLYSPWKALGLVSGLCVAIAQSQSTLASNSPSNTPSPTQFTIPSSAYAAPTVLPNIVDPQAVDPQKVCPGYIASNVKNTLNGLTASLSLAGEACNVYGTDISSLKLSVEYQAADRLHVEIVPTYLDVSNATQYLIPSGLVARPQVENRNASSDLQFSWTNKPSFAFTVTRKSTGDVLFSTEGKKLVFENQFLEISSSLPENYNLYGLGESVRPFRQGNNYTQTFYAADAGDTVDYNSYGTHPFYLETRYFTQDADGKRTLLTSENPSPDANYTAVSHGVYLRNAHGQDVLLRPDSITWRTIGGSIDLYFFPGPSQAEVTRSYQKVIGLPAFQQYWTLGFHQCRWGYTSWKELDDVVKGYTDFQIPLEAIWTDIDYLNRYRDFENTPGFDYQTGKDFLQQLHNGGRHYVPIIDSAIYIPNPSNPDDAYPTFERGNDTGSFLRNPDGSLYIGAVWPGYTVFPDWLSQGAEGWWANEMIEYYKKVAYDGAWIDMSEISSFCTGSCGSGNLTLNPVHPPFALPGEPQNLVLEYPEGFSATNASEAASASSAIASSSSAYAAPTTSSATSYLRTSPTPGVRNATYPPYNINNIQGALPAKAISPDATHAEGTLEYEIHNLWGHSILHATHKALSQVFPGKRPFIIGRSTFSGSGAVAGHWGGDNYSKWAYMYFSIPQGLQMSLLGIPMFGVDTCGFSGNTDMELCSRWMQLSAFFPFYRNHNTLSSIPQEAYRWAEVIDSSKTAMTVRYQLLPYIYTLLYHAHQQGDTVLRALAWEFPDPLLASADRQFLLGPSILVTPVLEPGSTTVNGVFPGLIQGTETWYDWYNGSAVPVPAQANTTIDAPLGHIPVYVRGGSVLPLQQPALTTREARQTPWDILVALDKNGEANGDLYLDDGVSVEPTSTLTVDFVVKNRSLQASITQGGWTDGNALQNVTVWGVSDVNTAQVKFNGRPVGAKNVQFDEKRGTLVVTGFNVGAWTASGWKLEW encoded by the exons ATGGTGTTGTACTCACCGTGGAAAGCCCTTGGGCTTGTTTCTGGGCTGTGTGTCGCTATAGCTCAGTCGCAGAGCACCCTTGCGTCCAACAGCCCTTCCAACACTCCTTCGCCGACGCAGTTCACCATTCCCAGCTCAGCTTATGCCGCCCCGACGGTGCTTCCCAATATCGTGGATCCACAGGCTGTTGATCCTCAAAAGGTCTGTCCGGGATACATCGCTTCCAATGTCAAAAACACGTTGAACGGCTTAACAGCCTCGCTCTCACTGGCTGGCGAGGCATGCAATGTGTACGGGACAGACATCTCGTCTCTGAAGCTGTCGGTCGAATACCAAGCAGCCGACCGCTTGCACGTGGAGATCGTGCCAACCTACCTCGATGTTTCCAATGCGACGCAGTACCTCATTCCTTCCGGTCTGGTGGCACGGCCACAAGTGGAAAATCGCAATGCGTCTTCTGATTTGCAGTTCTCCTGGACCAACAAACCGAGTTTCGCTTTCACCGTGACAAGGAAGTCCACCGGAGACGTCCTCTTCTCTACCGAAGGAAAGAAGTTAGTGTTCGAGAATCAGTTCTTGGAGATTTCCAGTTCATTGCCCGAAAACTACAACCTTTATGGACTGGGCGAGTCTGTCCGCCCTTTCAGACAGGGAAATAACTACACCCAGACCTTCTACGCGGCCGATGCAGGAGATACGGTTGACTA CAACTCCTATGGAACCCACCCCTTTTATTTAGAGACCCGCTACTTCACCCAGGATGCAGATGGCAAGCGCACTCTATTAACAAGTGAAAATCCATCTCCTGACGCTAATTATACTGCGGTGTCGCATGGTGTCTATCTGCGTAATGCCCATGGTCAGGACGTCCTGCTGCGACCGGACAGCATCACCTGGCGTACCATTGGCGGCAGCATTGACCTCTACTTCTTCCCAGGTCCCTCCCAGGCGGAAGTGACGAGGTCATACCAGAAAGTTATCGGGCTCCCTGCGTTCCAGCAATACTGGACACTCGGCTTCCACCAATGCCGTTGGGGATACACAAGCTGGAAGGAACTCGATGACGTTGTCAAGGGCTATACCGATTTCCAGATCCCTCTTGAAGCCATTTG GACTGATATTGACTACTTGAACCGTTATCGTGACTTTGAGAATACCCCAGGCTTTGATTACCAGACAGGCAAAGACTTCTTGCAACAACTGCACAATGGTGGTCGACATTACGTCCCCATTATTGACTCGGCGATTTATATCCCGAACCCTTCTAATCCGGATGATGC ATACCCTACCTTCGAGAGAGGCAACGACACCGGGTCTTTCCTGCGGAACCCCGACGGCAGCCTCTACATTGGTGCTGTTTGGCCTGGATACACAGTCTTCCCCGACTGGCTATCCCAAGGTGCAGAGGGATGGTGGGCCAATGAGATGATCGAGTACTACAAGAAAGTCGCTTACGATGGAGCATGGATCGACATGAGCGAGATTTCGTCTTTCTGTACGGGCAGCTGCGGGAGTGGCAACCTGACTCTGAACCCAGTTCACCCTCCTTTTGCTCTTCCTGGTGAGCCCCAGAACCTGGTACTCGAGTACCCAGAAGGGTTCAGTGCCACAAACGCCAGTGAGGCAGCATCTGCCTCCTCGGCCATAGCTTCATCGTCCAGTGCATATGCCGCTCCAACAACATCCAGTGCCACATCCTATCTGCGCACCTCCCCGACTCCTGGAGTCCGCAATGCTACCTACCCGCCTTACAATATTAACAACATCCAAGGCGCCCTGCCAGCGAAGGCCATCTCTCCCGATGCTACCCATGCGGAAGGCACACTGGAGTATGAGATCCACAATCTCTGGGGCCACAGCATCCTGCATGCCACCCACAAGGCGCTGTCGCAGGTGTTCCCGGGCAAGCGTCCATTCATCATCGGCCGGTCAACATTTTCTGGTTCTGGCGCTGTAGCCGGCCACTGGGGTGGTGACAACTATTCCAAATGGGCATACATGTACTTCTCAATCCCGCAAGGCCTACAGATGTCGCTGCTTGGTATCCCCATGTTCGGAGTCGACACGTGCGGCTTTTCCGGTAACACTGATATGGAGTTATGCAGTCGGTGGATGCAACTGAGCGCTTTCTTCCCATTCTATAGAAACCACAACACTCTCAGCTCGATTCCCCAGGAGGCATACCGGTGGGCGGAAGTTATCGACTCTAGTAAGACCGCCATGACTGTGCGGTACCAGCTCTTGCCGTACATCTACACGCTGCTTTACCATGCGCACCAGCAAGGAGACACGGTCTTGAGAGCTCTGGCCTGGGAGTTCCCGGACCCCTTGCTCGCCAGTGCCGATCGCCAGTTCTTGCTCGGCCCCTCTATCTTGGTCACGCCAGTGCTCGAGCCGGGGTCGACGACAGTGAATGGGGTTTTCCCAGGCCTTATTCAGGGAACCGAGACCTGGTATGACTGGTATAATGGCAGTGCGGTGCCCGTCCCGGCTCAGGCGAACACTACTATTGATGCGCCGTTGGGCCATATCCCTGTCTATGTGCGTGGTGGATCGGTCCTTCCGCTGCAACAGCCTGCACTCACAACCAGGGAGGCACGCCAAACGCCTTGGGATATCCTAGTGGCCCTTGACAAGAATGGAGAGGCTAACGGAGATCTGTATCTTGACGATGGTGTCAGCGTTGAGCCGACTTCCACGCTGACCGTGGACTTTGTTGTTAAGAACAGATCGCTGCAGGCCTCCATTACGCAAGGCGGTTGGACCGATGGTAATGCTCTGCAGAATGTGACGGTGTGGGGTGTCTCCGATGTGAACACGGCGCAGGTCAAGTTCAACGGCCGCCCTGTCGGGGCGAAGAATGTCCAGTTCGATGAGAAGAGGGGTACATTGGTTGTTACCGGATTCAATGTTGGCGCTTGGACTGCGAGTGGTTGGAAATTGGAGTGGTAA